Part of the Thamnophis elegans isolate rThaEle1 chromosome 10, rThaEle1.pri, whole genome shotgun sequence genome, CAATCcaacaaattaataaattaatttgttaataaaataaacactacagaacttgtaaaaatgaaagtttatGCACTTTTTGAAAGAACATTCAATTCCCCTCAGTGTAGGAAATTTATCTAATAAATATGGAAGGtatgaaatttaaatttaagataTCTTACATTTTATTTAATCTGGAAAGGGCATATGATGGGTGATAATTACTCTAAAAGTCTTTAGAAGTTCAAAAATGCAGCAAGCTTAGCATTTCATACCTGTACCAAATTTTGTTGGGTACAGTTTGCAAAGACTAGACAGGAGAATTCACTTCATGTAGAAAGCAACAAATATGTAGATTCTCAAAAAGAAAGACAACTACATGACATATTGCCACATCTATTTACATAAACATTTGTCAGAATGGACACACTAATTAATTACACAATTCAAGCCATACCAAAAAAAATCTGAGTAACTGAAAGGCTAATGGACGCATTGCTTACTGATAATCCTTCATTCAGGGAGAAAGCTTGTAAACAATGAAGATAtacatttttacaatttataGTCTTAGGAGAAAATAGATTTCTGGTTTGTCATTTTCATTTGGCTTGGTCTCTAAAAGAGAGTCATCTGTACAAAACCGGTCACTGTACCCCAAATGCAAAGATGAGCAGGCACCTTCTGGGACCCCTCTGCGTTCTAGGTCATCTGTGTTGAAGTTATCTAGATAGCTTGCTATATAAGATCCAGTAGAATGCCTATTGATGATATGAGGTGGTATTGGGGGCTTATTTCGAAGGACTATGTCTGTTACATTACTGCTAACATTAGAAGGTTTTTGTTTATTGGCTTCTTGTCGTTCCTTGGCACGGCTAGCAATATTTCTCACTCTACTCTGACTTCTGGATGAAAGTTTTCTGACCAGCATTTTTGGGCAATCATCATTTTGTTTGGAACAAAATGACTGGCAACTCTCTTCTTGCTCAAAAGACACAAGTTTTCGCAGTTGTTCAGTCAGAATGTCTGTAGTTGACGGTTTCTTGGCCTTCAGAGTGGCCGCCATATTGTCTCTCATACCAGATGTAATAAAACCTCTACTAATGTATTTGTACTTGCTCTCAAAATTGCAAGAGATATCTTCTGAGGTTAAGTCACCAAGACTTTTCGATTTACAAGGGCTCTGTTGCTTTTGAGCTCCAGGAAAGGGTGAAGACAGAACATTTTTGGGCTTAAGAGCAGCATTGATGCTGGCTGATTGAGGAATGTTTAACAATTCATTTTGTGCATCTGAAATTTGCAAGCAATTATTGTACAAAAGTTCAAACCTCTGCTGACGTGGGTATGGAAAATACTGGTTCTTATCATTGTTGAACTTTAAATCTTCAGCTAGGTTTTCACTGGGAAAGTCCATGCTCTTTAGGGGTTCACATATAGGTTTGTTATAGTATAGTGTATCCTGACTATGCTTAAGTTTCAGAGGAGAAGCAACTTGGCTCAtatcttctattttatattcAAAAGCAGTTATCAAGAGGTCTTGTAATTCCCCATCAATTTCCATTAGGCTACTACCTGTAGAATTTGCACAAGTGACTGGGACAACTATGGTATTCTGTATGTCAGAAGTATAGGAGTTGCTATTGCTGAGAAATTCCCAGCttgttccacatttttttttagggTTTGCTTTCTGCATGGTGACAGGTGAAATACAGGAAGTGTGTGTAGCACCCTGATTTAAGCAACTGTCTTCTGCATCCTTGGCTGTATCTTTGCAAACAGATCTCTCCGTGAATGCAGACTGAGAAACTGGAGAAAGAGAAGCCTCATGAATAATTGTGTACACAGAACACCCTGTTGTCTTAGGAGTGGATATTATGGTATTTTCTGTTCTTGGACCAGTTGAACAAGCTGATCCAGCTGATTTTAAGTTTAAGGACTTATCATCCAAAATGATGCTTGGTTCATCCAATGATGTATATGGTAGATTTATGGACTTTAGATTATTGTTCTCTTTATTAATATCAGGGGGACTTGAAACAAGAGTTAAGTCAGTTTGGTCACTTGTGACATCAACTTGTTCTATCAGCTTTGAGATAGAGTTATccctttctctctcgccagctAGAGAAACCTCATTAATCAGACAAGAAATGTCACTATCTGGGATAGCTGGTGTACCATTAAAGCTACACACATTAGTTATTGTTGTAGTTAATATTGGTAGGGATTCCATATTAGCTTTTTCATCTGCTATTTTCCGCTTTTCTTTGCAAAGTTCAGTTTTCTCCAATGTCTTTCGATCCATGCGGCCTATgtcttcctgtttttttctttcaaggtCTTCCTTTACATGAACAAATTCATTGGGAAGATTACTTTTCCAATACTCAGTGGAGAAATAGGTTTCAGCTATCCCAATTGCAAAGTTTAggctttctcctttttcatcaGGACAAAGGGTATCACATGTACCAGACTTGGGTACATCTTTCTTAAGGAGGTATGTAAAAGATGGATTTTTCTCAGAAGAGGTGATGGTTTTCTTCGCATTTGTACAATCCTCACTTGCATTGTTTCTGCTTTCTGCTAAATCAattcaaacagaaaacaaaaaccaaaatttGGTTATAAATATTATCTTACTTGCTTAAGATTAGTTTATCCACAGAGAAATGGAGAATGTAAAATCAGTCACAGCgtgaaaaagaaattaattttgtGAGTGTGTATTTACTATAAATTATCCATGTGAtgtgaagaaatggaaaaaaatatacagTGGGGAGGCATTTCACTGAAGTTTTTCTTCAATGCTTTATTACATCACTGCAATCATGATGTAATATTTGTATAAAGAAAGTCAATGAGGTATCATAATCTAGACATGTGGAATTACCTTCAGCTGTATTCCTATTCAGATTTGTACTATAAAGGAGCATGACAAACAAAGACAGAATAAAATAGCTCTGTTAAAACACCATCTGCAACAAGAGGCATATTTATCAGAACTCTTGAATTATACACCCCAAACTTGCACTCTGTGCATCAGCAAGATTCCTGTATTGCTAATAATATACAAATACTGTCTTTTTCCCTTTACCTctaatatgatttaaaatatagTCTAGACCCATTATGGCGAATGTATggtatgcatgccagaggtggcacactctctgtgggcatgtgcaccatcgccagctgctcttctgggttccattgcatgcatgcatgcgtgccagcaAGCTGGTCTTCGTGTCCATGGGCATGCACGTGCCGGAACCCAGAAATGCAGCTGGCCACTGCACGCTtacacactggccagctgttttCTTCTGGGTTCTGCCCTCTGGCGCATGTCCGTgcactccagttttggcacttgatgccgaaaaggttaaccatcactggtctagacttTCAAGGTTATAAAGCAGACTGCTCTTTATAGCCATTGTGAATTACAAAATACTTGATATTAATACAGAGGAGAAAGTTTATTGCTGTGATAAGAGCAATCTATGATGGAAGTAAAACGTGTGAGAATAAAACATTGATTCAACCCTGAGCAGAGAATAAGACAAGAATTTATGATATTCCTTGACTGTTTAAAGTATTGATGGATTAAtctgcaatgaatgcttgtggtTACCGAAGCTGCTTCTTCTAGTGAAGGTTTGACCTCAACACATGAAAAACCTAGTGTTTGTGGTTAAAAACAGAGAGATGTTGCCGAGAACTGCAAATGTATATGCAGATGACCATGTTATTGGCTGACACTTTGAATGATTTGCAGTGAATATTAGCCAGACTATATAATGTAAAAGGAAatatggatctgaaaattaatgttgACCAACACAACTACAATTCACACATAAAATGGAGTAATAATTGCAAGTTGTTTAAGTACATGAAGGAAAGAAATTGGAGCAGGTAGATGAATTTGTATACTTTGGGAGAATGTTTAGTAAAGATGgggaaatgaaaacattttaagaCATACAAATGCTAGTAAAAAGATAATGAATGGTAGTGGATAATGGAGATATGTGTAGCATACTTCTGTCCATTATTTTATATGGAATTGAGAGTTAGATACGGCAGTAGGGATATAAAAACAAGTTGAATGCAGTGGGATATTTAAGATGTTAAAACAAAACAAGGTGGATTCAAGAATGAATGCCGTAATTTTAGGAAtataaggcacaccttttttcctaaaaaaagaggctgataatctgggtgcgtcttatcaaatacagaattttttccctctcgaagccccaccccttcatcaaaatggccgtgcatacccttatggaggctttcaaagagctcgtaggggctggggagggcacaaatgagaaaaaaatgagccatttgtGCCCCCCACAGCCTCCAgtagcattctataagcctccataaggctatgcatgcaattcttttgacaaaaaccgggccctttttcatgaaaaacaggctgttttttgctcatttttggccccccacccccgaaaagcactctgcaagccccccccccggctattcatgccttttttttttttttttaaaggacccaTTTTCATGaacaacgggccatttttgggaggtttgcagagtgcaaaaaaaattttttccttttggaaagctctttaactgattgatgaaaattacattaatcaagtgctgtgccagcagaaacacctacctatctactgtatttttctctatctctatttctctctctttatccctctacctacctacctacctacctacctacctacacacactctatctctccctccctccctacctactgtatttctctctctttatttctctctctctctatccctttatctacctacctacctaccctctctctctctccctacctatctacttatttctctctctctctatccctctacctacctacctacactctatctctttccctacctacttactgtatttatctctctctctctctctctctatttctctctatccctctacctacctacctacctacctacctaactactctctctccctatctactgtatctctctctctatgtatgtatgtacgtacgtacatacacacacacacaaacatacacaaacatatacatacatacatacatacatacatacatacatttatttatttatttatttatcagcacaaatacaacaaatgtaacaaaaaggcaacagtaaaaatattgggtttctgcctggatggtctcttgtgacgagccgaaggacagagaatggaagtagtgatcttcctcccatatttgggcataccgggggttgtaaaaatctaatatacatacatacatacatacatacatacatacatacatatatccctctacctacctacctacactctctatctcggttccaccacaaaaccacggttgactaaagcgcgcttgacgaaaccgcgtacctgacgtcatcacagcgcgacgaaaaaagcacactgtgagcgctaaagctaaaattaatccctaaacctaaacctaaccccccctaaacctaaccctaaacctaaacctaacccttaacctaacgctaaacctaacgctaacccttaacctaaccctaaacctaaccctaacgcttaacctaaccctaacccttaacggcttaacctaacccttaccttaacgtgaatcggcttgctttcaaagcgctttttaaagcgcccttttttctctgcagtcgctgttgtcgcgctgctgatgacgtcagcgacgcgctttaatcgggcgcgctttagtggaccgcggttttgtcgtgccacgtctatctctttctatttctctctctctaaccctttatctacccacctacctaactactctcgctctccctacctacctactgtatttctctctctttctctccttgtctatccttctatctacctacctactttttttaaaatttgcctcttcaaaaccttggtgcatcttatactccggtgcatcttatactccaaaaaatatggtagttaatgAATGAATGTGGATTGATTAGAAAAGAGAAGGACTAATATGAAAAAAGTGCAATTAGGTGATTTGGTTAtatagagagaatgaatgaggatcatatttaaaaacaaatatatgaaagaGTGAGTACTAAGACGAAGGAGAAGACGAAGATTGTAATGATTGCATGGAGCTAatgagactttcaaaaagagagaGGCAAGAGGTttacagaacaaaaagcaatgaagTGATATAGTGGTAACAAAGACGGTTTGCAAGGACAGAAAAGTATGGAGAGGTACAATAGAAAAAAGTTGTTGTGAATTAGAATTAGTGAGCTTTCCATTCCTAtcttgaatttaatttaattttgcttgCTACTCACCACTTTTCTGGGCTACATGCCTTGTTTCAAAAGGAAATAGCATGTTAGGTATACACTAAGGTATGGTGTTTATGTTTGTATGTCCGTACAACTAATTTTCAAGCAACAAGAACTGACTTGATCAAAAGATCAAAATGCCTCAAAATTATTATCCTGAAAACCTCATAGTGGGAACTCACCAGATGTACTTTCACTTTTGATAACTTCAACAACTCTGCTAGCATCCTGGTCTGGTGGTGGCAATCCTGCCAGGAGATATTTTCCAACTGGCATGGAGATGGGGCGCAATTGTAAACTTCTGCTTGTTTGCCTGAAAccaccttccttctctttcaagTCCAGCATATCAGATACACTTTCCTTAAGGTCAGTGGTCTCTTGAAagcacattttgttttttttcctggcctTTGCTGGAGCGCTGGCTGTGCGTCGAAGGATTCGGTCCCCGAGTGACCTTTTTCGGATATAATTAGTGCTGTTTTCCACTGAATTATGTTTGGAGTTCCTATTAAAAAGCCCTCGGAGTCCTATTAGTTGCTTGttctggaagaaaaagaaaaagaaaatgggagaGGAGATAAGATGTAGAGATTTGCCGGGAGGGTTGGAGGTGGGAATGGCCTGTTTTACATAAAGGAACTTCTACATTGCTGAATTTGCACACATTATCTGATCAGTGACCGATAAGAATATCTGAGCAGTGACTGATAAGAAAATCCCAAGCAAATCAAGGAAAGCCATCAATTGAAGCAAGCCCACATCTAGCTGATCAAAAAATGGTGAAGCTCGCCATGAGTTCATGCATGTATAAGAAAAAAAGAGGCAGCCTGCCTTGAAGCAAAAGAGGTTTTACAAGACACATCCTAATTGCATACGACAAGCTCGCAAGACATTTCCTTGGGTGAGAAGCTAGCCTGGCCCAAAAACATGTATTTTTATCACATGGGACCTTCAAAGCAGCAGCACAAACTTTCAAATGCATGATGAGAAATAAAGCACTAGGGCAGTAGGTGATCATGCGATTCAGGAAGCCTCCAAAAagggagtggggggtgggggaaaggcaCCCAGCCAGTGCAAAATTGCATGCTAAATTAAAAGCTACCTTTGTGGCTCCTAGAAAATGCATGATAGTATAACTGGGATTGAGGATTAAAGGACTCCactgaaaggcaaaaaaaaaaaaaaaagcagaaatgtcaaactcaatttctttaTCTGAATCACAAGAAAATACATATGTTGTAGTAAATTATTATTGACATTCCACTGCTTCCTTCAAATGGACACGTCCAACTGAATGTAAcaactaagccagtgtttctcaaccttggcgactttaagtcctgtggacttcaactcccagaatctgaaCTAagctgatacaggtagtcctaactaagttcatttggtgactattcaaaattacaacggcacttatgatcatttttcacacttatgaccattgcggcatccctgtggtcatgcgatcaaaattcagatgcttggcaaccgactcatatttatgagggttgcagtgtcccaggactATGTAATCTCCTTTTtcaaccttcggacaagcaaagccaatggggaagccacattcacttaacaaccaggttgctaacttcacaactgcagtgattcacttaactactatgGGAAGAGAAgacgtaaaatggggaaaaaactcacttaacaaatgtctcacttagctacagaaattttggcctcaattgtggtcataaattgaggactaactgtacagcCTTCCTATTAAGATTTCTACTTCCTGGGGAAATTTTCCCCTTAAAGAAACATACGTCAAAtggctctctttctctcccacctcTGTCAATCACTGCCAGAAAATAAAGGGGACAAACTCATGAAGGACCAAGTCAGAGATTCCTTTGCAAAGTAGCTACATCCCTAGCAATCCTTGGCATGGCTGTTAATAGCTAATGGGTAGCACTTCAAAGGCTTACAAAGTTATCTGGCTAATCTCTGTACCCAGAGCATTCTAAAGAACAGAGAATGAGAGGCTTCTGTCTTCTGGCAAAGACTTTCGGAGGAGGATTTATGGCTTGGAGAGTTGACAGGCCGAtacctgcagaacttggcaaggagtctcagagagtcccgaaccaattagtgaactaattgtctcctgcaaactccactcccctttcgctcatcttttatttcctctgggaggggccattcattgtctggccttactcccaaatcgaccctgctctttagttgttccttttgtctggcaactctgcacatgcacatactgggaacaggctccagctgtctgtctgcctcactgctgtctgactctgacaacagctgataactggcatacggctctctgcctctgactcagagccctcatcagagccttccccagactccaggattggcccatgttccccccaaactcctcactgtctgactctgctgccagctccgctagcCACTAGCAAACCACAACAGCTTCAGGGGAGAAGATTTCTGAATATTTCCCCAGGCTTAAAATACCCATCTATTTTGTACTTCTTTGAATAATGATCCAAGTCAAGAATCAGAGTTCTAGATTCATGGATAACGGGGAGGTGCACcaagcaaaaggaagaaaagctCCTCAAAACAAGAAACCAAGAACTCTCCCTCCAATTTTTAAGCAGATAAGGgagaaacaaggaaaagtagggcaATGGTTATAACATCAGCACGGAATTAATTCGGTGAATTAGGCTGTTCAACGAAGCAAGGAGTCccatgatgtaaaatggattaatGAGTGCATCCTAGAAAATGTACTGTGCAAAATCTGATTTTATCAAATTGGAGAAGGCCTCTTTTGCAATGCTGGAAAGTATTTTTTGTTGGTTTATGAAACTGAAATTGGCTGAAATGTGGTACAATTATTGCCACAAGAGACTAAAGAACCTCTGGTTCTTCTTCCCTCTTGAATCACTAAAAGTAAAGTTGCTTGGAACaattaaaaatgcatatttcGGCATCAAGATCATGAAGCTAAATGGAAAAAGTCGGTTATTCCCAAATCATGGTTTGAATTCAGATACAATGGTAACCATTTACTGAACCCAGAGTTAGGATCAGCTGGATCCATTTAATAAGTAATAAAGATCCAATCTTCTTGTGGCTGCACCCAAGAAAATGTGACACACAATCCTGAAGTTCACTTTGATTTACAGCCCGTGAACCTCTAGTCTGATTTACCTAGGCTGTCATCTTTAACAATAAATCAGAGTTTAGAACTACTGAACTTTCCTAAATATAGTCAACAAAGAGAGTGAATAGTTTATACTGTCTTTCATAAATGCAATTGCTTGCAACTGCTTTGCAATGATAGCAACTCAAGTACCTTTAATATTGTTGCCAGGGACACAGAAAATATCAAAGTCATTTCAATTCCTTATTTGCAAACTAATGCCCTCAATTGACCAGTGTTTCAGTCTTTTGTAGCTCACTTAGAAATAATGAAATTGCTATATAAGATCCACTAGAATGCCTATTGATGATATGAGGTGGTACTGGGGGCTAAGCAACTAAAACATTCTTCCATAACAGAAATTGAGAAAAAGCAGTTTGCAAAAAATAAACTATTTGCCATTTTAAAACTTAAACTAAGttttaaaattttccaaattcagAAACATAAGAGAACAGCAGCAGCTTTGCTTTAAAATTGATTCAAACTAAGCACAAAGCAATTGCCAGTAAAAGAAACAAATTCTATTGAAGAAGTATTTTTACAATTCAGTGAGAAATCACCCCAgttattaaaattagcctccCCCTAATTTTGCTTATTAAtcccaaaatgggggggggggggtatcagtttaactttttaaataaagagATGGGTGTGATAAGAAAAAGTAGGTAGGAAAGGAATGTTCTCATAAATATTAGGGCACAGTTATTTGCCCagcaacaaaataataaattattttatatctAAGGAAAGTAGCATCTATTAAGATGAAGTAAATTAATGTCATTTACTTCCATTGTACTTCCATTATAAGCACAAATCACAATTCATGGATTTGAAACTTAAGTCTGATGCCCTCCAGAAATATTAGGAGTGCCAATATATCTGGGTATATGGCACTAAGTGAAAGAAAATGTATcttaagtattaaaaaaaacctgtcaaaacctgAACATTATTCAGACATTTCCACTTTGAAACCAGAAGGCTGAAGTTGTAGCTTAAACCTGTGGTTATCAAATACTAATGTCAATCTTAACTGTTCAGTACGTAGAACTGAATATTTATCTCTTACCTTTCCAAAAATTTCATTGATGGTTACATGAACAAAAATTGATGCTTCAGTCAGTCCTTCTAAGTAAACATGACGATAACCTGGTGAAGGTGAACATCATCAATAACATTAAATGGTATATTTCATAGTTAAGATGCTATCCTCTTTCCTCCCATACTTGTTctaaaccttctattttaaaacacAGGTGGGCAGCCTTTGGCAGCCCTTAGCCCTTATTTCTAGACCTCAATGTGCCAAGAGATCATGACATCAAAACATATTCATTTAGCTGCTAGTGAAGCagctaaagaaaagaaagaaaagccaatGGACTCACCAGGCATCAAGCTGCTAAAAGCCACAGTTCTTTGCCCCACAAAATCTCGGCCAATGGGGTCATGATCCCAAACTAGAAATCGGACCAAAGCTATTTCAGGCATGTGGATAGTGAAAGTCAGGGTTTCTTCCCAAACAGGGTTGAATCCTGTGAGGAGCAAAATATATAGCAAATATTAAGGTAGCATTAATTGGAAAGAATAGGTGTTATTTTTGATTTACAGATCAATTTACAAGTCATCTACATGCAAAATCTAAGAGGAATTTTATTTAATTCCTGATTGTGTACAAATAGATAAAACCTTATGacataaaataaaagtatttctGCTTTaggttattttaatttaaatcacTTGCAAACACAATTATACTATatgtaaacattttaaattaaattaattgtatATCATAATTGTATATTAACTTTAaaactttaactttaaaaaaatcataagcaTTGTTCTTGGCTAAGTATGTAATCAAATACATTCATGCTTTGCTTCCAACACCAAGAAGGAATGACAAGCCAAATGCATTATCTCAACATTCCATTAACCCCACTGGCTGAATTTTGAATGAGTGACCAACTGTTCCATTCATTTATCTAATAGTATAAAACCTCCCACATTATTATCAGGT contains:
- the PLCH1 gene encoding 1-phosphatidylinositol 4,5-bisphosphate phosphodiesterase eta-1, with the protein product MSYWNLEKRNCLQYCRHFLVDNSVFHVERCMSVMQSGTQMIKLKHGAKGLVRLFYLDEHRTCIRWRPSRKSEKAKIIIDSIYKVTEGRQSEIFHRHAEGNFDPSCCFTIYHGNHMESLDLITSNSEEARTWITGLKYLMAGISDEDSLAKRQRTHDHWVKQTFQEADKNGDGLLNIEEIHQLMHKLNVNLPRRKVRQMFQEADTDENQGTLNFEEFSVFYKMMSLRRDLYLLLLSYSDKKDHLTVEDFTQFLKIEQKMNNVTTEYCLDIIRKFEVSEENKNQNVLGIEGFTNFMCSPACDVFNPLHSEVHQDMEQPLCNYFIASSHNTYLTGDQLLSQSKVEMYARVLQDGCRCLEVDCWDGPDGEPVVHHGYTLTSKIPFKDVIDVINKNAFTKNEFPIILSIENHCNVEQQKKIAQYLKEIFGDKLDLTSVNIGDLKQLPSPQSLKGKILVKGKKLPYSLGADAEEGEVSDEDSADEIEDDCKLNFSYSNGTTEHQIESFIRKKLESLLKESQIRDKEDTDSFTVRALLKATHEGLNVNFKPHSGLKDKKSHSKLMGTFGKHKKAGKSKSKSHCGSDDEDSQQNVSGKESGQLYSRLARRRKTMKLCRDLSDLVVYTNSVAAQDIIDDGSVGNVLSFSETRAHQVIQQKSEQFLLYNQQQLTRVYPSAYRIDSSNFNPVPYWNVGCQLVALNYQSEGRMMQLNQAKFRMNGNCGYILKPQQMCKGTFNPYSGDPLPAFPKKQLILKIISGQQLPKPPDSMLGDRGEIIDPFVEVEIIGLPADCCKDQTRVVDDNGFNPVWEETLTFTIHMPEIALVRFLVWDHDPIGRDFVGQRTVAFSSLMPGYRHVYLEGLTEASIFVHVTINEIFGKNKQLIGLRGLFNRNSKHNSVENSTNYIRKRSLGDRILRRTASAPAKARKKNKMCFQETTDLKESVSDMLDLKEKEGGFRQTSRSLQLRPISMPVGKYLLAGLPPPDQDASRVVEVIKSESTSESRNNASEDCTNAKKTITSSEKNPSFTYLLKKDVPKSGTCDTLCPDEKGESLNFAIGIAETYFSTEYWKSNLPNEFVHVKEDLERKKQEDIGRMDRKTLEKTELCKEKRKIADEKANMESLPILTTTITNVCSFNGTPAIPDSDISCLINEVSLAGERERDNSISKLIEQVDVTSDQTDLTLVSSPPDINKENNNLKSINLPYTSLDEPSIILDDKSLNLKSAGSACSTGPRTENTIISTPKTTGCSVYTIIHEASLSPVSQSAFTERSVCKDTAKDAEDSCLNQGATHTSCISPVTMQKANPKKKCGTSWEFLSNSNSYTSDIQNTIVVPVTCANSTGSSLMEIDGELQDLLITAFEYKIEDMSQVASPLKLKHSQDTLYYNKPICEPLKSMDFPSENLAEDLKFNNDKNQYFPYPRQQRFELLYNNCLQISDAQNELLNIPQSASINAALKPKNVLSSPFPGAQKQQSPCKSKSLGDLTSEDISCNFESKYKYISRGFITSGMRDNMAATLKAKKPSTTDILTEQLRKLVSFEQEESCQSFCSKQNDDCPKMLVRKLSSRSQSRVRNIASRAKERQEANKQKPSNVSSNVTDIVLRNKPPIPPHIINRHSTGSYIASYLDNFNTDDLERRGVPEGACSSLHLGYSDRFCTDDSLLETKPNENDKPEIYFLLRL